In Streptomyces sp. NBC_01231, the sequence ACACGTCGAGGCTGCCGATCTCTCCGGGCCGGCGGCCTGCACGCTCCGTGCGTTCCTTGGGGCGTTGATCGCGATTCGTCTTCTCCGGTGTCACCGCGCACTCCTTATGTGTCGGGTCACCCTCGGGCGTAGTGCCCAGTCTGCGACCTGGTTCCCGACGCCCGCTTGGGTATGGCTAGAGGCACTTCGGACGCGGTGGCGCCGGTTTCTCGAACGAGAGCAGGCCGTGGTGAACGGGCGAGTCCCATGACGGACCATGGGTGTGGGTTGGACCCCGTACTGCTGTCCGTCCGCTACAGACTAACCAAATGAGCGACAGTCCGCTCGATAGGGCTGAAAACAAAGGGTAACTATCCGAAGTCAACGCGTGCACGGCCAGGGACAGTCTGCCCCGTTCTGTTAAGTGACGCCCCTTTTGCGGGTCCCCCATTCGGCCTACGGACGCGAACAGGCGACGCAGTTCAGATCCCGTTGGCCGAATCGCAAGCCGCCCATGATCTGCTGGCGCCCGGCAAGGCTCGTCCGGCGGGAGGACTGGCGCATGGAGCTGCGCGGTGTCGAAGAGCTGATGGATCTGCTGTACGCCTGCCGGGGCACCTTCGGCGCGCCCGGCTTCCCAGGAGGCACCCCGGTCGACCTCCACCAACACGCCCTGCGGACGGCCGCGCTGCTGCGCCGGTCCCGTCCCGCCGACAAGGAACTCCAGCTGGCGGGCCTGGTGCACGTGATCGGCCCGCTGCTGCGACCCGGCGACCGGACCGCGCACCCGGACTGCGCCGCCGACGCGGTCCGTTCCCTCCTCGGCGAGCGGGTCGCCGGCCTGGTCCGCGGCCACCGGCCCGACGGCGGCCTGGCCGAGGACGACCTGCTGCGCCTGCGCCAGGCCGCCGAGGAGGGCCGCTGCGCCGGGTTCGACGCCGGCGTCCTGGAGGACTGGCGCACGGTGCTCGAGCTGGCGGCCGCACGCAACTCACGCCTGGGGGCTGTCGACTGACGATCCGTCATGAGACGGTACGGCGATGACGTCGTCGTACGGACTTCAGGGCAGGGCCGCCGTCGTCACCGGGGCGACGCGGGGGATCGGGCGGGCTGTCGCCGCGCAGCTGGCCTCGGCCGGTGCACTGGTGTGCGTGACCGCTCGTGACGGCGACAACGTGCGCCGGACCGCCGAGGAACTGGGCGGCATCGGGCTGGCGGGCGGCGTCGCCGACCCGGACCATCCGGCGCGGGTCACCGAGCTGGTGCTGCGTGAGTTCGGCCGGTTCGACGTCCTGGTCAACAACGCGGCGACCAACCAGCCGTACGGACCGCTCATGGACGCCGACCCGGACCTGTGGCGCACGGCGTTCACCGTCAACGTCGAGGCACCCCTGCGGCTCGTCCAGCACGCGTGGCGGGGATGGATGCGGGAGCACGGGGGCTCCGTGGTCAACGTCTGCACGGAGGGAGCCGAGCACGTCGGTCCGCAGGTGGGCGCGTACGGCACCAGCAAGGCGGCGTTGCTCCACCTCACCCGGCAACTCGCGGGCGAGCTCGCGCCGAAGGTACGCGTCAACTCCGTCTCCCCCGGGCTGGTGCGGACCGAGATGGCCCGGTTCGTGTGGGAGCCGGCGGAGGCGGAGATCGCGGCTGGGCTGCCGCTCGGGCGGATCGGGGAGCCCGAGGACGTGGCCCGAGCGGTGCTGTGGCTGGCGTCGGACGCGGCGGAGTGGGTCACCGGGGCTGATCTGCTGGTCGACGGTGGGACCAGGGTCCGACCCGCCCACGCGGCACCCGTGGGGCGCGGGGAGCCGGGCGACCGGCCCCGTACACCCCGCGGTTGACCCCCGGCGCGACCGGCCCCGTACGCCCCGCGGTCGACTCCCGGCCCAACCGGCCCCGTACGGTCCGCGGTCGGCCCGACACGACCCGCCCCGTCACGCCCGGCGCGCGACCGCTACCACTTGCCCGGCGCGTAGTCCTTCAGGAAGACGCCGTACACGTCCTCGCCCTCCTCGCCGCGCACGATCGGGTCGTAGACGCGGGCGGCGCCGTCGACCAGGTCGAGCGGGGCGTGGAAGCCCTCCTCGGCGAGGCGCAGCTTGTCGTAGTGGGGGCGTTCGTCGGTGATCCAGCCGGTGTCGACCGAGGTCATGAGGATGCCGTCGGTCTGGAACATCTCCTGGGCGCTGGTCCGCGTCACCATGTTCATCGCGGCCTTGGCGGCGTTCGTGTTCGGGTGGCCCGCTCCCTTGTAGCCGCGGCCGAAGACGCCTTCCATCGCCGAGACGTTGACCACGTACGCGCGTCCGCTGGTCGTCTTCCTGGCGGCCTCGGCCATGACCGGGCGGAGCTTGCTGATCAGGATGAACGGCGACGTGTAGTTGCACAGCTGGGTCTCGAGGAGCTCCACCGGGGAGATCTGTTCGATCGTCTGCACCCAGGTGTTGCTGTCGACGACGTCGGGGACGAGGCCGCCCGCGTCGATGGCGGTGCCGTCGAGGTGCCGGGCGACGCTGGCGTTGCCCGCGACCAGGGCGAGGTCGGCGACCTGCTGTGCGTCCATGCCGGAGATCCCGGCGGGCAGCGAGGCCAGACCGTCCACCGCGCCGGAGCCGAAGGCGCCGATGACGTGGTGGGCGGGCAGCTCACCGGCGGGCAGCGGTGCGCTCTCGCCCTCGACCAGCGCGGCGTAGGCGGAGGGCAGGCGGCGCACGGTCTGGGTCGCGTTGTTGATGAGGATGTCGAGCCGGCCCGCCTCGGCGACCTGATCGGCGAGGGCCACGGCCTGCGCCGGGTCGCGCAGGTCGATGCCGACGACCTCCAGGCGGTGCATCCAGTCCGCCGAGTCGTCCATGGCCTTGAAACGGCGGATGGCGTCCTTCGGGAAGCGCGTGGTGATCGTCGTGTGGGCGCCGTCGCGCAGCAGCCGCAGCACGATGTACATGCCGATCTTGGCGCGGCCGCCGGTGAGCAGGGCGCGCTTGCCGGTGAGGTCGGCGCGGGCGTCGCGCTTGCCGCGGTTCAGGCGGGCGCAGTCGGGACACAGCTGGTGGTAGAAGTAGTCGACCTCCACGAACCGGGCCTTGCAGGTGTAGCAGGAGCGGGGTCGCTGGAGGATCCCCGCGATCCTGCCCTCCTCGGTGACCGACGACGGGAGGATGCCCTCCGTCTCGTCGTCGATGCGCTGGGCGGAACCGGTCGCGGTGGCCTCCGTGACCGACTTGTCGTGGGCGGTCTTGGCGGCCCGGCGCTCCTGGCGGCGGCGCTGCTTCACGGTGCGGTAGACGCCCGCGGTGGCCCGGCGCACGGCGACCGCGTCGGGGTGGTCGACGTCCAGCTTGTCGAGTTCGTCGAGCACGCTCAGGCAGACGGCCAGCCGCTCCGGGTCGATGCCGGGCCCGTACACCACCTCGTCCGTGGTCGCCGAGCCGTTGTCTGTCACCGTCATGGCCGCTGCCGTTCCCTGGGTCTTCCGCGCGGCGCTCCGACGGCGTCCGCTTTCGAACGGCGAATTTTACGACAGCCTCGGGCCGCGGCGCCAAACCGCGAGGATCACGCCTCGCAGGCGGTGATCAGCGTCTCGACCTCCTCGGCGACGGCCCGGGCCAGCCGGTCCAGGTCGGGGACGGCGTGGGCGTCGGCGACGAGGCCGTAGTGGACGCGTCCGCGGTAGGTCGAGATGGCGACGGCGAGGGACTGGCCGCGGGCCAGCGGGGCGAAGGGGTAGACCGCGGTGACCGGGTTGCCGCCGAGCTTCAGTCCGATGCTCGGCAGCGGCACGCTGGTCACCAGGATGTCGAACCAGAGCCGGGCTGCCTGGCCGACCAGCGGTCCGCCGAGCCGGTGGCCGAGGGCCGGCACATGGTCGGCGAGCAGGGCGACGGCGCCGGGGCCCCGGTTGGGGCCGGCGTCCTTGTTGCGGTTCATGGCCGCACGGACCGTGGCGAGGCGCCGCAGCGGGTCCGGGTCGGCGACGGGCAGCCGCATCAGGTAGCCGGAGAGCCGGTTGCCCTGCGGGTGGGCGGTGCGCGGGCGGCGCTTGGAGACCGGGATCAGCGCTCGGGGCGCGACGCCCTCGCTGCCGTCGCCGCGTTCGTCGAGCCAGCGGCGCAGGGCGCCCGCGACGACCGCGATCAGGACGTCGTTGACGGTGCCGCCGACGACCTTGCGGACGCGGTGCACGTCGTCGAGGTCGATGACCACTCCGGCGGTGCGGCGGGTGCCGGTGGACTCGGCGGTGAGGGCCGCGGAGGAACGCACGTCCATGGTGGAGAGGGCGACGGAGGCCCCGATGTCGAGCGCGCGGCCCACGTCCGACAGGGCAGAGGACAGGGCGCCGCGCAGCACATCCGGCAGTCTGCGGACGTCCGGGACCAGACCGCGCGGCGGCTCGACGGGACGGGGGCGCGGCGCGGGCATGTCCATCGGGTCCAGGACGGCGGCGGCGAGCGTCAGTGCGCGCAGTCCGTCGGCCAGGGCGTGGTGGAACTTGAACAGCACGGCGAACGAGACGCCGTCCTCCCCCGGCAGCACATGCGCCTCCCACGGCGGGCGCCCGCGCTCCAGCGGCCGCTGCATGAGGCGGCCGGCCTCGGCCTGGAAGTCCGCGGTGGGGGGCCGCAGGGTGACGTGGTCGAGCGGGTCGAAGTCGGGAGCGGGCTCCCGCGCGGCCCCGCCGAACGCCGTCGGGAAGCCCAGGGGCCACACGTCCCGGATCCGCATCC encodes:
- a CDS encoding wax ester/triacylglycerol synthase family O-acyltransferase; the protein is MTSHLLAPLDLAFWNMESAEHPMHLGALGVFAAQSPAAGAHAADLLAARAAAVPGLRMRIRDVWPLGFPTAFGGAAREPAPDFDPLDHVTLRPPTADFQAEAGRLMQRPLERGRPPWEAHVLPGEDGVSFAVLFKFHHALADGLRALTLAAAVLDPMDMPAPRPRPVEPPRGLVPDVRRLPDVLRGALSSALSDVGRALDIGASVALSTMDVRSSAALTAESTGTRRTAGVVIDLDDVHRVRKVVGGTVNDVLIAVVAGALRRWLDERGDGSEGVAPRALIPVSKRRPRTAHPQGNRLSGYLMRLPVADPDPLRRLATVRAAMNRNKDAGPNRGPGAVALLADHVPALGHRLGGPLVGQAARLWFDILVTSVPLPSIGLKLGGNPVTAVYPFAPLARGQSLAVAISTYRGRVHYGLVADAHAVPDLDRLARAVAEEVETLITACEA
- a CDS encoding SDR family NAD(P)-dependent oxidoreductase, with amino-acid sequence MTVTDNGSATTDEVVYGPGIDPERLAVCLSVLDELDKLDVDHPDAVAVRRATAGVYRTVKQRRRQERRAAKTAHDKSVTEATATGSAQRIDDETEGILPSSVTEEGRIAGILQRPRSCYTCKARFVEVDYFYHQLCPDCARLNRGKRDARADLTGKRALLTGGRAKIGMYIVLRLLRDGAHTTITTRFPKDAIRRFKAMDDSADWMHRLEVVGIDLRDPAQAVALADQVAEAGRLDILINNATQTVRRLPSAYAALVEGESAPLPAGELPAHHVIGAFGSGAVDGLASLPAGISGMDAQQVADLALVAGNASVARHLDGTAIDAGGLVPDVVDSNTWVQTIEQISPVELLETQLCNYTSPFILISKLRPVMAEAARKTTSGRAYVVNVSAMEGVFGRGYKGAGHPNTNAAKAAMNMVTRTSAQEMFQTDGILMTSVDTGWITDERPHYDKLRLAEEGFHAPLDLVDGAARVYDPIVRGEEGEDVYGVFLKDYAPGKW
- a CDS encoding SDR family oxidoreductase, whose product is MTSSYGLQGRAAVVTGATRGIGRAVAAQLASAGALVCVTARDGDNVRRTAEELGGIGLAGGVADPDHPARVTELVLREFGRFDVLVNNAATNQPYGPLMDADPDLWRTAFTVNVEAPLRLVQHAWRGWMREHGGSVVNVCTEGAEHVGPQVGAYGTSKAALLHLTRQLAGELAPKVRVNSVSPGLVRTEMARFVWEPAEAEIAAGLPLGRIGEPEDVARAVLWLASDAAEWVTGADLLVDGGTRVRPAHAAPVGRGEPGDRPRTPRG